The Pedobacter roseus genome contains a region encoding:
- a CDS encoding VOC family protein produces the protein MATQIFVNLAVSDLNKSVEFFTKLGYTFNPQFTDEKATCMIISDTIYVMLLTRTFFQTFTTKEIVDTSKAIECSIALSADSKDAVNAMVDKAVAAGATIPNPATDYGFMYQHSFDDLDGHHWEYVWMDPNGMPEHQG, from the coding sequence ATGGCAACTCAAATTTTTGTAAACCTGGCTGTTAGCGACCTTAACAAATCAGTAGAATTTTTCACCAAACTTGGTTATACTTTTAATCCGCAATTTACCGACGAAAAAGCAACCTGCATGATCATCAGCGATACGATTTATGTGATGCTGCTCACCAGAACCTTTTTCCAAACTTTTACTACAAAAGAAATTGTAGATACCAGCAAAGCAATAGAATGTTCTATCGCCCTATCGGCCGATAGTAAAGATGCGGTTAACGCAATGGTAGATAAAGCGGTAGCTGCAGGTGCTACCATACCAAACCCGGCTACAGATTATGGTTTTATGTACCAGCATAGCTTTGATGACCTTGATGGCCACCATTGGGAATATGTATGGATGGACCCGAACGGCATGCCTGAGCATCAGGGGTAA